In Acipenser ruthenus chromosome 1, fAciRut3.2 maternal haplotype, whole genome shotgun sequence, the genomic stretch GAATAATTATCTTCAGTAGGAAACTACCTACCCCAGAGTTACAAATATTACACATTTCACCGCGTATGCCCTTTCCTGTGGGTTGGAATGAATCTAGTACCCCACAGGCTCAATGTATGGCGTGTTGTGTGGATCAGTTGTGTTTTGATTCACTGGGTGTAACAGATTTCTTAAGGAACGAGCTTGTTCAAGGAGCTACTGTACTTATTTCACTCCAGCCCAGTCCCTGGGTAGCAGTGAGAGCCTGTCAGTCTTGGCTGGTAACTAAACAACACAAAGACCCGTTTGTACGTTCTTAAATACAAGCCCATATTTATTAGAAATGTGTTCAGTAATCTGTTATCACCCCTGAAGAGAGCACTGCACAGTAaaaggtagatttttttttttcctatttcaaTTTTTACTATTAAACatatatgcagtaaaaaaaaaaaaaagatatcgtATACTATCCTAATTAGTGACACGGGATGGGAATTTATGATGTATGATCTGGTGGTCcctatgttgttttattttatgtaaggagAAACAAATATTTAACACGTGGATCAATGCATTATTTGTTACCAGTGcatgtttatttcaaatgtattgccGTCTAACATGTAATGAACGCTcaagtttttggtttgtttttggtatcatttcatattgtaaaaacatttttgtagtttttctttGATGAAACGGTGATGTGCACTTGGTACCCACACGCATGGATCATTATTAAACTGTTTCTTATTACTAAAACAGTACCACCAAATATATTCCGCAGTTTACAGCACACATCTATAGTTTGTTATTGGTTTACTTAACGTTTTAATAATAGCAATCTAACATATAGTAAAATGTTACGTCATGTTTATGAAGGGTACGGTTTTATGTTTGCACTGATATTTTTGCACAATGTAAATTTATGTTGCTGTTGCTAACACCTTAACTCCTCCTCAGTGTGAGAAAATGAAGGCACCGCTAGCGATTCTTGCTTTCTTGGTTGGATTCCTGGCAATAGATGCGATTCCTTCCAGTCGCCTGTCATGTTACAAGAAGATTTTAAAAGACCGAAACTGCCACAATATCCCTAATGGAATGGAGCCGCTCAGACCTATCGAAAAGGCTCTACAGGGCCATTTCTGGGAGGGTGAAGGCTGTGAAATTGTTTGCTACTGCAATTTCAGTGAATTGCTCTGCTGTCCAAGGTAAGCTAACTTTTTTGTTACTAGAGGGACCCGAGGCCAAAACTAAAACATAATATTCCTTCTGGCCATACGTATTGGGTTACACCACCACACAGGCTGTCTGGCGCCTCATGGCAAGTGACGTGAAATTCCCCACAGCAGACCACAGTGGGCACATTGTAGTAACGGTTTTACTATAGACAGTTCAGTTTGCAGTAGacataaagaattaaaaaaaaacatactccaTTATTCTGTATGATTTGCTGCAAATAATATTCACTGTGCAATTCTTAAAACCATGGATATCACTTCCACTTTATCAGAACACACTCCATCCCCATTTGGCATGATAATTGTTTCCTCCCACACCTCCCCTATAAAATGTAGTGTTCCAACACATTCCTTGTCACATGACTGGAAGCGAAATCTAAACTGATAGCCTTTGCAGCTTAAAGGAATATCCCCTAGCAAGTGTTCTGAAAGCATCAGATGATTCCAGGAAAACTGTTGTCAGATCAGGCTGTTTGTCGAATGCATGTCTTTGGTTATTCGGAAAtcatataaaacagacagaccaCCACTCAGGATCAGAAAAGCTAataatctcaacaaagaattcaAAGCTTGTTTGTAGTGTGTGTCAGACAGAAATGCCCAAGGCAGGACTTACATGGATCAGAGTAgtgtgatacatttttttttaaaatcatgcacCTTAAGACTTCCAGAAATGTCTAAACGTTGGGAACCACAGCGTAAATCCCTTATCATTTTAATGTATATAATTTAGTTTCCAAATCTTTATTTCAACTTTGACCGTGGTGAGGTTGCCCCAACATTTCTTGCCCTTTATACTGACTCCAGCAAGCACAGGAATTCAATCAAACTAAGCACAACAGTGGTTAAAATGCTGTTCTACTTGTTTCTAGAGTACTGTTGGGAAACTCAGTTGGTCTTTATACATCAGTCAAAGTAAACCCACATACATGGGGCAAAGTTTATAGTTTatactttcaattcaaacacaaaatgtc encodes the following:
- the LOC117420751 gene encoding scrapie-responsive protein 1-like, which codes for MKAPLAILAFLVGFLAIDAIPSSRLSCYKKILKDRNCHNIPNGMEPLRPIEKALQGHFWEGEGCEIVCYCNFSELLCCPRDIFFGPKISFVIPCNSA